A DNA window from Pedomonas mirosovicensis contains the following coding sequences:
- a CDS encoding outer membrane protein — translation MKPYLLIAATGLALTPALAPSLANAQSAQPELFNGPYAGAEIGWEDNRGDLGNGFNYGVFGGYNAQVAPQIVAGVEAKAALSTADGDIGPDDEIRAGRSFGIAGRVGYLAAPTTLFFGKVGYENVRTRLEYNPDPLGLDNGFNNDAIVLGGGVEYAIMPSATLRVGYDYTNGEDGFRRHQIKSGIAFHF, via the coding sequence ATGAAGCCCTATCTTCTTATCGCCGCAACAGGCCTCGCCCTCACCCCTGCGCTTGCCCCCTCGCTCGCCAACGCCCAGTCTGCCCAGCCCGAGCTGTTCAACGGCCCTTATGCCGGCGCCGAGATCGGCTGGGAAGACAACCGTGGCGATTTGGGCAACGGTTTCAACTACGGTGTCTTTGGTGGTTACAACGCCCAGGTTGCGCCCCAGATCGTCGCGGGCGTCGAGGCCAAGGCGGCGCTGTCCACCGCCGACGGCGACATCGGCCCGGATGACGAAATCCGGGCGGGCCGCTCGTTCGGCATTGCCGGCCGGGTTGGCTATCTGGCCGCCCCCACCACCCTGTTCTTCGGCAAGGTGGGCTATGAGAACGTCCGCACCCGCCTGGAGTACAACCCCGATCCGCTGGGGCTCGACAACGGCTTCAATAACGACGCCATCGTCCTCGGCGGCGGCGTTGAATATGCCATCATGCCCTCGGCCACCTTGCGCGTTGGCTACGACTATACCAACGGCGAGGATGGCTTCCGCCGCCATCAGATCAAGTCGGGCATAGCCTTCCACTTCTAG
- a CDS encoding phytoene/squalene synthase family protein → MQKADAHCAELVREQDHDRYLTALYAAESARPALFALYAFNVELARVREQVSQPMLGDIRLTWWREGVETAYAGAPRPHPVLEAISAHVVMAGVPRALLESCIEARLTDVYGEQPSSVQELCAYADLSGGALAEAALWVCLGHAPDPLLTKAVRWVGQAWTLTGIIRAIGFHAAMQRVMLPADELVKVGLQPESLYQGEIGAEVVDAVRAVHAAAAEALEAARPVLRRASARSRPAWLLAPLVRDYLARIKAAGFDIRSADLERGALRRQISLFWAGSTGRY, encoded by the coding sequence ATGCAGAAAGCAGATGCCCATTGCGCGGAGCTTGTCCGCGAGCAGGATCACGACCGGTATCTCACGGCGCTTTATGCGGCTGAGTCCGCGCGGCCGGCGCTGTTTGCGCTTTATGCCTTCAATGTGGAGCTTGCACGGGTGCGCGAGCAGGTCTCCCAGCCCATGCTGGGTGATATCCGCCTCACCTGGTGGCGCGAGGGGGTGGAGACCGCCTACGCCGGCGCGCCCCGGCCGCATCCGGTGCTGGAGGCCATCAGCGCCCATGTGGTGATGGCGGGCGTGCCGCGCGCGTTGCTGGAGAGCTGCATCGAGGCGCGGCTGACCGATGTCTATGGCGAGCAGCCCTCCAGCGTGCAGGAGCTGTGCGCCTATGCGGACCTCAGTGGCGGCGCGCTGGCCGAGGCGGCGCTGTGGGTATGCCTGGGCCATGCGCCCGATCCGCTGCTCACCAAGGCGGTGCGCTGGGTGGGGCAGGCGTGGACGCTGACCGGCATCATCCGCGCTATCGGCTTTCACGCCGCCATGCAGCGGGTGATGCTGCCCGCCGACGAACTGGTGAAGGTGGGCCTCCAGCCCGAGAGCCTCTATCAGGGCGAAATCGGCGCGGAGGTGGTGGACGCTGTGCGGGCGGTCCACGCCGCGGCGGCCGAGGCGCTGGAAGCCGCCCGGCCGGTGCTGCGGCGGGCCTCGGCGCGGTCGCGCCCGGCCTGGCTGCTGGCCCCGCTGGTGCGGGACTATCTCGCCCGCATCAAGGCGGCAGGCTTCGACATTCGCTCGGCCGATCTGGAGCGGGGCGCGCTTCGCCGCCAGATCAGCCTGTTCTGGGCCGGCTCCACCGGCCGTTACTGA